The genomic segment CGATGTTCTCTCTGGTTCTTTCGATGGAGCAAGCTGCTCATTCACCGCTGGAGCTTGCGTCGGAGCCGTCGTCGCATTCGCTACCGAATCTGCCTTTGGCTCCGATCTCAGTTGGATCAAGCCTGTCTCTGCTTTTGGTGACGGAGCTTGTTCGCTAACCTCACCCAGCTTCTTTTGCAGTTCTGCTACTACTTTATCTACCAAGAAATCTAATTGTTGTTCCATCCGTCTTTCACCTCCTGATCTTACATGAAGATTGTCGGATCGCCTGCTTTTGCAGTCAGCCTACCGTTTTCCATGATGCCCATTTTCTCCAGCCATTTTTCAAAATCAGGAGCAGGTCGCAGTCCCATCACTTCACGGAACGCGGCAATATCATGGAAGCTCGTCGATTGATAGTTGAGCATGACATCGTCTGCCATGGCTACGCCGATAACAAAGTTAACGCCTGCCGACGAGAGCAAAATGCCGAGATTGTCCATATCGTTTTGATCGACCTTCATGTGGTTCGTGTAGCATACGTCACAGCCCATCGGCAAACCGTGCATTTTACCCATGTAATGGTCTTCCAGACCCGCGCGGATAACTTGACGGCTGTCGTACAAATACTCAGGTCCAATGAAGCCAACTACTGTGTTCACGATAAACGGATTGTACTTGCGAGCAAGTCCGTAGCAGCGCGCTTCCATCGTTACCTGGTCCATGCCGTGATGCGCCTCGGAAGACAGCTCAGAGCCTTGACCTGTCTCGAAATACCAGAAGTTCGGCCCGTAGGAGGTGCCCTCTTTGCGCATCAGCTCATCTGCTTCATCCAGCAGTGCTACATCAATACCAAATGCCTTGTTTCCTTTTTCACTGCCCGCCAAACTCTGGAAAATCAAGTCTGCTGGTGCCCCATTACGGATGGCACGCATTTGCGTGGATACGTGAGCCAATACGCAGTTTTGTGTCGGGATATCGAACTTGGTCATCACGTCTTTGGTCATGTTCAAAATATCTTTCACGCTGTCCGCTGTATCGATAACCGGGTTAATCCCGATTACCGCATCGCCAATACCGTAGCTCAATCCTTCATACAGGGATGCCTTGATGCCTTGTACGTTATCGGATGGATGGTTCGGCTGTACACGAGAAGCCAATACGCCTCTCTGACCGATTGCCGTGTTGGCATGCGTCACAACTTTGATCTTGGACGCAGCCGTAATCAAGTCGAGGTTGCTCATGAGCTTGGCGGTTGCTGCGATCATTTCACTGGACAAGCCGCGGCTGATGCGCTTGAGTTCATTATCGCCTGCTTGATGGCTCAAAATGTACTCGCGGAGTTCTGCTACACTCCAGTTTTTGATTTCGTTGTAAATTTTTTCGTTGATTCCTTCTTCGATCACACGGGATACTTCGTCTTCTTCTGCCGGAACCATCGGATTGTTGCGGATGTCCGCCAGCGTCAGATCAGCCAAA from the Brevibacillus brevis genome contains:
- a CDS encoding ethanolamine ammonia-lyase subunit EutB, with protein sequence MNTKTTVLGQTYQFRDLKEVFAKANEDKSGDQLAGLAAADSRERVAAKQVLADLTLADIRNNPMVPAEEDEVSRVIEEGINEKIYNEIKNWSVAELREYILSHQAGDNELKRISRGLSSEMIAATAKLMSNLDLITAASKIKVVTHANTAIGQRGVLASRVQPNHPSDNVQGIKASLYEGLSYGIGDAVIGINPVIDTADSVKDILNMTKDVMTKFDIPTQNCVLAHVSTQMRAIRNGAPADLIFQSLAGSEKGNKAFGIDVALLDEADELMRKEGTSYGPNFWYFETGQGSELSSEAHHGMDQVTMEARCYGLARKYNPFIVNTVVGFIGPEYLYDSRQVIRAGLEDHYMGKMHGLPMGCDVCYTNHMKVDQNDMDNLGILLSSAGVNFVIGVAMADDVMLNYQSTSFHDIAAFREVMGLRPAPDFEKWLEKMGIMENGRLTAKAGDPTIFM